The genomic segment GAGTTTCTACGCTAAACGACAACGGCGGAAGATCCGCCGGGATAAACCACCAAGACTGCACCCGATGAACAGAGTATCACCGGATGCAGTCTTTTTTATGAATAGATTTTCCTATCTTTGCCTACTGCAACCACTAAAGTTATAAATTACATGGAACATCCTCTTTCCCAATTCAGATACTGTCCGAAATGTGGTTCGGAGCATTTCGACATTCACAATGAGAAATCAAAGCAATGCAAGGATTGCGGATTCGTCTACTATTTCAACCCTTCTTCCGCCAGCGTAGCCCTGATACTGAACAAACAAAACGAATTGCTGGTGTGCCGTCGCGCCAAAGAACCGGCTAAAGGAACACTGGACCTGCCTGGCGGCTTCATCGACATGGCGGAAACCGGCGAGGAAGGCGTAGCGCGTGAAGTGAAAGAAGAAACAGGCATGACGGTGACACAAGCCGAATATCTGTTTTCGTTGCCGAACATTTACATATACTCAGGATTTCCCGTACATACGCTGGACATGTTTTTCCGCTGTACGGTAGCGGATACCCTGCATCTCAAGGCAATGGACGATGCCGCAGAAGTGTTCTTCCTGCCTCTGAAAGAAATACGCCCGGAAGATTTCGGACTGGCATCCATTCGCAAAGGCCTGCAAATGTTCCTGACCGGCATATCCTAAAAAAGCCAAACATTTGAAACATTTTCAAACCAAAACACGTATTTTTGTAAAAGAATCTATTCCATAGCCAAAGATGAAACATAAAATCTACCGAATATTGTGCACCGCACTCTGCTGCGCACCTTTGCTCGCCACAGCACAGACGAGCGAGAAAACCACCTCCCCGCAACGGCTGTACGAGGAAGGCCAGAACCTGTTTCGGCAAAAAGCATTTGCCGCCGCCATGTCTCCGTTGCAGGCTTTCATAAAACAAACCGGCGCGGAAGGCAACCCGCTCCCCACTGCCGGAGAGAAAGAAGAAGCCGAATACATGCTGGTATGCGCCGAATATGAATTAAGAAGTCCAAACAGCATAGAACTGCTGCGGGAGTATCTTGACACGTATCCCGACACTCCCCATGCCAACCGTATTTATGCCCTTATCGCTTCCGCCTATTTCTTCGAAGGAAAATATGATGATGCGCTGGCAATGTTCAACTCCGCCCGGCTCGACCTTTTGGGCAATGAAGAACGGGATGACATGACCTACCGTCTGGCAACCTGCTACCTGAAAACCGGGAATGTGAAAGAAGCCGCCATCTGGTTTGAGACATTGCGTAGCACCAGCTCCAAATATGCGGCGGACTGCACATATTACCTTTCATACATCCGCTACTCCCAACAACGCTATGACGATGCGCTCAGCGGCTTCCTCAGCCTGCAGGACAATGCGAAATACAAGGCGCTCGTACCTTATTACATTGCGGAAATATAC from the Bacteroides eggerthii genome contains:
- a CDS encoding NUDIX domain-containing protein yields the protein MEHPLSQFRYCPKCGSEHFDIHNEKSKQCKDCGFVYYFNPSSASVALILNKQNELLVCRRAKEPAKGTLDLPGGFIDMAETGEEGVAREVKEETGMTVTQAEYLFSLPNIYIYSGFPVHTLDMFFRCTVADTLHLKAMDDAAEVFFLPLKEIRPEDFGLASIRKGLQMFLTGIS